CCGCAACAAATTTCTGGTGCGTACTCGGGGTCGGTGCCCGGTCAAAAACCAGACCCAATTCCGCGCAGCTTTCCTTCGCCTCGGTGTCCAAGTCCCAGAGGACCTCCATGTGATCGCTGATGAACCCCAGCGGAACAACCACCACACCGGCCACACCGGCGGCCGCCCGCTCAGCCAGTGCGTCGTTGATATCCGGCTCCAGCCACGGCACATGGGGTGCGCCCGAGCGGGACTGGTAGACCAGCGACCACTCCTGATCCGGGTCAACCCGTGCCATGATGGCCTCGGCGTTGGCAAGGTGCTGGGCGACATAGGCCGAGTCCTGCTCAAACACCAGCGGCTGCAGTTCCGAACGGCCTGCGGCTTGGGCATCTCGGGTCGGAATGGAGTGGGTGGCGAACATGACGTGCACAGGCGCACCGGCCTTGCCGGCGGCGGCCAGCTCCGCCCGGACGCGGACCAGTGAGGCCGCAGTGCCCTCAATGAAGGGCTCCACGAATCCGGGATGGTCAAAGTACTGGCGGACCTTGTCCACGGCGAGCTTGCCGTCCAACCCGGTCTCCGTCAGTGCAATACCAATGTCCTCACGGTACTGGCGGCAGCTGGAATAACTGGAGTACACGCTGGTGGTGAGCATCAGGAGTCGGCGGTGACCGGCGTCGTACGCCTCCTGGAGCACGGCAGGGATGTAGGGATCCCAGTTGCGGTTACCCCACAGCACGGGCAGGTCAATGCCACGGGCAGCCAGCTCGGCCTCCAGTGCGGCCTTGAGCGCGCGGTTCTGGGAGTTAATGGGGCTGATGCCACCATTGGCGCGGTAGTGGTGGCTGACCTCTTCGAGGCGCTCATCAGGGATGCCCCGACCACGGGTGACATTGCGCAGGAACGGGATAACGTCCTCCTGCCCCTCGGGCCCACCGAAGGAGGCCAGCAAGATGGCGTCATACTGGGCTGGCTCAACTACTCGATTTTTCATTTCAGCACCTCGGCTACTTCAGCGGCATCAATGCGACGGCCCGTATAAAATGGAATTTCATCGCGCACATGCAGGCGGGCGTCGGTGCCACGCAGGCTGCGCATCATGTCCACCAAGTCGGTCAGCTCATCGGCTTCCAGACCCAGCAGCCATTCCCAGTCGCCGAGCGCAAAGGCGGAAACTGTGTTGGCCAGGACCTGCGG
This region of Arthrobacter alpinus genomic DNA includes:
- a CDS encoding ferrochelatase, producing the protein MKNRVVEPAQYDAILLASFGGPEGQEDVIPFLRNVTRGRGIPDERLEEVSHHYRANGGISPINSQNRALKAALEAELAARGIDLPVLWGNRNWDPYIPAVLQEAYDAGHRRLLMLTTSVYSSYSSCRQYREDIGIALTETGLDGKLAVDKVRQYFDHPGFVEPFIEGTAASLVRVRAELAAAGKAGAPVHVMFATHSIPTRDAQAAGRSELQPLVFEQDSAYVAQHLANAEAIMARVDPDQEWSLVYQSRSGAPHVPWLEPDINDALAERAAAGVAGVVVVPLGFISDHMEVLWDLDTEAKESCAELGLVFDRAPTPSTHQKFVAGLVDLICERTIENHIEERAAMTALGPWFDVCNPGCCANFRGEKPAISEVGSTVGLVAPGAAAAGGL